One stretch of Arachis duranensis cultivar V14167 chromosome 1, aradu.V14167.gnm2.J7QH, whole genome shotgun sequence DNA includes these proteins:
- the LOC107459285 gene encoding leucine-rich repeat receptor-like serine/threonine-protein kinase RGI4, translated as MPESLRNLSLSPKIFFFTLLLSLNIILLFPCCCFSLNEQGQALLSWKNSLNSTSDSLASWNNSTSTPCNFFGVRCNSQGDVVQINLKSVNLEGSLVPSNFQPLRSLKILILSSTNITGRIPKEIGDYQELMFLDLSGNSLFGEIPEEICRLRKLVSLSLHRNSLEGNIPFSIGNLSSLVNLTLYDNHLSGVIPKSIGSLNKLQVFRAGGNKNLKGELPWEIGNCTNLVMLGLAETSISGRIPSSIGMLKRIQTMAIYTTLLSGPIPEEIGNCSELQNIYLYQNSLSDSIPNQIGELSKLQNLLLWQNNIVGRIPEDLGRCREIKVIDFSENLLTGNIPRSFGQLSNLEELQLSVNQVSGSIPPEISNCTSLVQLQLDNNALSGEIPARIGDLRSLTLFYAWQNNLTGKLPDSLSECQELEALDLSYNNLIGPIPNQLFELKNLTKLLLLANDLSGVIPPDIGNCTSLYRLRLNHNRLAGNIPQKIGNLKNLNFLDLSNNHLSGDFPQTLGGCQNLEFLDLHSNSITGSVPDSLPKSLQLIDISDNMLSGSLTHSIGSLNELTKLYLGKNQINGRIPSEILSCSKLQLLDLGSNSFSGEIPKELGLLSSLEISLNLSHNRLSGEIPTEFSSLGKLGVLDLSHNNLTGNLDALSSLQNLVSLNVSFNGFSGELPNTPFFHKLPLSDLAENQGLYISGTAINSSLKTESKSHKKSVMKFVMSILLSISAALVLLTVCVLIRSRLNESWTQADSWELTLYQKFELSIDEIVLNLTSSNVIGTGSSGVVYKVLIPNGEILAVKKMWLSTSSEESRAFDNEIRTLGSIRHKNIIRLLGWGSNRNLKLLFYDYLPNGSLSSLLHGSGKGKAEWETRYDVVLGVAHALSYLHHDCVPSIIHGDVKAMNVLLGPGFQPYLADFGLARIATDTENSMQVQRHYLAGSYGYMAPEHASMQPITEKSDVYSFGMVLLEVLTGRHPLDPTLPMGAPLVQWVRNHLANKGDPSDILDSKLKGRSDPTMHEMLQTLAVSFLCVSTRANDRPTMKDVVAMLKEIRPIETSRPDYDVLKNKKGGLSLASHSSSPIRPPSPSPSPSLPPRNAVVSHGSSNCSYNFSDESNS; from the exons ATGCCTGAAAGCTTAAGGAATCTTTCACTTTCTcccaaaatcttcttcttcaccttgcTTCTTTCATTAAACATCATTCTCCTCTTTCCATGTTGTTGTTTCTCACTTAATGAACAAGGCCAAGCTCTTTTATCATGGAAGAACAGTTTAAACAGCACTTCAGATTCATTAGCATCATGGAACAATTCTACTTCAACACCATGCAACTTTTTTGGTGTTCGTTGCAACTCACAAGGGGATGTTGtccaaataaatttgaaatcagTGAACTTGGAAGGTTCATTGgtaccttcaaattttcaaccaTTAAGGTCATTGAAGATTCTTATCCTCTCATCAACAAACATCACAGGAAGGATCCCAAAGGAGATTGGAGACTACCAAGAACTCATGTTTCTTGATCTTAGTGGCAATTCTCTATTTGGCGAAATCCCAGAAGAGATTTGTAGGCTAAGAAAACTAGTTAGTTTGTCCCTTCACAGAAACTCACTTGAAGGAAACATTCCATTCAGCATTGGGAATCTATCAAGCCTTGTGAACTTGACACTCTATGATAATCATCTCAGTGGTGTGATTCCAAAGAGCATTGGATCCTTAAACAAGCTTCAAGTGTTTAGAGCTGGTGGCAACAAGAATCTTAAGG GTGAGCTTCCATGGGAGATTGGAAACTGCACCAACTTGGTCATGTTAGGTCTTGCAGAAACCAGCATTTCTGGGAGAATCCCTTCATCAATTGGAATGCTGAAAAGGATTCAAACCATGGCAATTTACACAACACTATTGTCAGGTCCTATTCCAGAAGAGATTGGCAATTGCAGTGAGTTGCAGAACATTTACTTGTACCAGAACTCTCTCTCAGATTCAATCCCAAACCAAATTGGAGAACTCAGCAAGCTTCAGAATCTTCTTTTATGGCAGAACAACATAGTTGGTAGAATCCCAGAAGACCTTGGAAGATGCAGAGAGATCAAGGTCATAGATTTCTCCGAAAACCTTCTGACAGGTAACATTCCAAGGAGTTTTGGTCAGCTTTCTAATCTTGAAGAGCTTCAGCTTAGTGTCAACCAGGTCTCAGGCTCCATACCTCCTGAAATCTCAAACTGCACCTCTCTGGTTCAGCTGCAGCTCGACAACAACGCTCTCTCCGGCGAGATTCCGGCACGCATCGGCGACTTGAGAAGCCTAACTCTGTTCTATGCTTGGCAGAACAATCTAACAGGAAAACTCCCAGATAGTCTTTCTGAGTGCCAAGAACTTGAGGCACTTGATCTTTCATACAACAATTTGATAGGTCCAATTCCAAACCAACTATTCGAATTGAAAAATCTCACCAAACTCTTGCTTCTTGCCAATGATTTATCCGGCGTTATTCCGCCGGATATAGGTAACTGCACTAGCCTATACCGGCTCCGGTTGAATCACAATAGACTAGCAGGTAACATTCCACAAAAGATTGGAAACTTAAAAAATCTGAATTTCTTGGATTTGAGCAACAACCATCTCAGTGGGGACTTtcctcaaacacttggtgggtgcCAGAACCTTGAGTTCTTGGATCTTCATTCAAACAGCATCACAGGTTCTGTTCCTGATTCTCTTCCCAAAAGCCTTCAATTAATTGACATATCAGATAACATGCTTTCAGGATCATTGACTCATTCCATTGGTTCACTGAATGAATTAACAAAACTCTACCTTGGAAAGAACCAAATCAATGGAAGAATACCTTCAGagattctctcttgttccaagCTACAACTTCTTGATCTAGGAAGCAACAGTTTCTCAGGGGAAATCCCAAAAGAACTTGGCCTACTTTCTTCGCTCGAAATCTCGCTGAATCTCAGCCATAACCGACTCTCCGGCGAGATTCCGACCGAGTTTTCGAGCCTGGGAAAGCTAGGAGTACTTGATCTCTCACACAACAATCTCACAGGGAACTTAGATGCTCTTTCTAGCCTTCAAAATCTTGTTTCCTTGAATGTTTCCTTCAATGGCTTCTCTGGTGAATTACCAAACACACCATTCTTCCATAAGCTCCCTCTCAGTGATCTCGCCGAAAATCAAGGTCTCTATATTTCTGGAACTGCTATAAACTCTTCTTTGAAAACAGAGTCAAAGAGTCACAAAAAATCAGTTATGAAGTTTGTTATGTCAATTCTCCTTAGCATCAGTGCTGCACTGGTGCTGCTAACGGTCTGCGTCCTGATTCGTTCACGATTGAACGAATCATGGACGCAGGCCGATAGCTGGGAATTGACATTATATCAAAAATTTGAACTATCCATTGATGAAATTGTCTTGAATTTGACCTCATCGAATGTGATTGGAACCGGAAGCTCTGGAGTGGTGTACAAGGTATTGATTCCCAACGGCGAAATACTAGCCGTTAAGAAGATGTGGTTGTCCACGTCATCGGAAGAATCTAGAGCATTTGATAACGAGATTCGAACACTTGGATCAATTAGGCACAAGAATATCATAAGGCTCCTTGGTTGGGGATCCAACAGGAACTTGAAACTCCTTTTCTATGATTATCTCCCTAATGGAAGTTTGAGTTCTTTGCTTCATGGTTCAGGGAAGGGGAAAGCTGAATGGGAAACAAGATATGATGTTGTGTTGGGTGTAGCTCATGCACTTTCATATTTGCACCATGATTGTGTTCCTTCTATAATCCATGGAGATGTTAAGGCCATGAATGTCTTGTTAGGACCTGGATTTCAACCTTACCTTGCTGATTTTGGTCTTGCAAGAATTGCTACTGATACTGAAAATTCTATGCAAGTACAAAGACACTACCTTGCTGGTTCATATGGATACATGGCTCCTG AGCATGCATCTATGCAACCAATAACTGAAAAGAGTGATGTATACAGTTTCGGAATGGTTCTACTTGAGGTTCTAACAGGAAGGCACCCATTAGACCCAACCCTACCAATGGGTGCACCCTTGGTTCAATGGGTTAGGAACCACTTAGCCAACAAAGGTGACCCATCAGACATCCTTGACTCAAAGCTCAAAGGGAGATCTGACCCTACCATGCATGAGATGCTACAAACTTTGGCAGTGTCATTTCTATGTGTTAGCACAAGAGCAAATGATAGGCCAACAATGAAGGATGTTGTTGCAATGTTAAAGGAAATTAGGCCTATTGAAACATCAAGGCCTGATTATGATGTGCTGAAGAATAAAAAAGGAGGTTTGAGCTTAGCATCACATAGTTCTTCACCAATTAGaccaccatcaccatcaccatcaccatcactaCCTCCTAGGAATGCTGTTGTTTCTCATGGATCTTCTAATTGTTCCTATAATTTCTCTGATGAGTCAAACAGTTAA